The proteins below come from a single Chitinophaga pinensis DSM 2588 genomic window:
- a CDS encoding ROK family protein, translating to MSQQLAVGIDIGGTNTKFGIVDRRGNILCDGRMLTNQHEDVHGFLDELHEHLSVLIAQVGGIENIRGIGVGAPNGNFYTGNIEYAPNLRWKGIIPLAKLLGEKFGVPAILTNDANAAALGEFQYGAARSMRDFIVITLGTGVGSGIVANGQLIYGHDGFAGELGHCIVIPGGRYHPGTGAHGSLEAYASATGVTNTALEFLANRPDTQSILRDHSKEEINSKVIYEAAMKGDPLAVEVYEFTGKILGEALANFVMFSSPEAIILFGGLTKAGDMIMKPVREHMEKNLLPIFQNKVKLVFSELKESDAAILGASALAWEMKD from the coding sequence ATGAGTCAGCAATTAGCGGTGGGCATTGATATTGGAGGAACCAATACAAAGTTTGGCATAGTAGATCGCAGAGGTAATATTCTGTGTGATGGTCGTATGCTAACGAACCAACACGAAGACGTTCATGGCTTCCTGGATGAGTTGCACGAGCATCTCTCCGTATTGATCGCACAGGTAGGTGGCATTGAAAACATCAGAGGTATCGGTGTAGGTGCACCAAATGGTAACTTTTATACCGGTAACATTGAATATGCTCCAAACCTCCGCTGGAAAGGTATTATACCTTTAGCAAAATTGCTGGGTGAAAAGTTTGGCGTACCGGCTATCCTTACCAATGACGCTAACGCAGCGGCACTCGGTGAATTCCAGTACGGTGCTGCAAGAAGCATGAGAGATTTCATCGTTATCACGCTGGGTACAGGGGTAGGTAGCGGTATTGTTGCCAACGGTCAGCTGATCTATGGTCACGATGGCTTCGCAGGTGAACTCGGTCACTGTATCGTGATCCCTGGTGGCAGATACCATCCTGGTACAGGCGCACACGGTTCCCTGGAAGCATATGCTTCTGCAACCGGTGTAACCAACACTGCCCTGGAATTCCTGGCTAACCGCCCGGATACACAGAGCATCCTGCGTGATCATTCGAAAGAAGAGATCAATTCCAAAGTGATATATGAAGCCGCAATGAAAGGCGATCCGCTGGCAGTAGAAGTATACGAATTCACCGGTAAAATACTCGGTGAGGCCCTGGCCAACTTTGTCATGTTCTCCAGCCCTGAAGCGATCATCCTGTTCGGTGGTCTGACCAAAGCAGGCGACATGATCATGAAACCTGTACGCGAGCATATGGAGAAAAACCTCTTGCCTATCTTCCAGAACAAAGTGAAGCTGGTCTTCTCCGAACTGAAAGAAAGCGATGCGGCTATCCTCGGTGCAAGCGCCCTGGCATGGGAAATGAAAGATTAA
- a CDS encoding N(4)-(beta-N-acetylglucosaminyl)-L-asparaginase yields the protein MQDRRHFLKAAALSAAALSLDGITSEKAQAADASKGKVTKPIVVSTWDFGRAANEAAWDVLKKGGRALDAVEAGVRVPEADPNNHTVGYSGFPDRDGRVTLDACIMDELGNCGSVAALEHVTHAISVARAVMEKTPHVMLVGDGALQFALANGFKKENLLTPESEKAWREWLKKSEYKPIMNIENSSYGPDKATTFNPLKLPGNVYNHDTIGMVALDANGNLSGACTTSGMAFKLHGRVGDSPIIGAGLYVDNEVGAATSTGVGEEVIRVVGSFLVVELMRQGYSPEAACKEAVTRIVKKNKERAKGLQVGFLAINKKGEHGAYCLQKGFNYAVLSEKESNVLIDGKHYF from the coding sequence ATGCAAGATCGCAGACATTTCTTAAAAGCAGCGGCCCTCAGTGCCGCTGCTTTATCTTTAGATGGTATTACATCTGAGAAAGCACAGGCAGCTGATGCCTCCAAAGGTAAAGTGACCAAACCGATCGTTGTCTCTACATGGGACTTCGGCCGCGCCGCCAACGAGGCTGCATGGGACGTACTGAAAAAAGGTGGTCGTGCACTCGACGCCGTTGAAGCCGGCGTAAGAGTACCGGAAGCTGACCCTAACAACCATACCGTAGGATACAGCGGGTTCCCTGACCGTGATGGTCGTGTAACCCTCGATGCCTGCATTATGGATGAACTGGGCAATTGTGGCTCTGTAGCTGCACTGGAACACGTGACACACGCTATCTCCGTAGCCCGTGCCGTAATGGAAAAAACACCACACGTGATGCTGGTCGGTGATGGCGCACTCCAGTTCGCCCTTGCCAATGGTTTCAAAAAAGAAAACCTGCTCACACCGGAATCAGAAAAAGCATGGCGCGAATGGCTGAAAAAGTCAGAATACAAGCCGATCATGAACATTGAGAACTCCTCCTATGGTCCTGACAAGGCAACGACTTTCAACCCGCTTAAACTGCCAGGTAACGTCTACAACCACGATACCATCGGTATGGTGGCACTGGATGCTAACGGTAACCTGTCCGGCGCCTGTACGACCAGTGGTATGGCCTTCAAACTGCATGGCCGCGTAGGCGACTCTCCCATCATCGGTGCAGGTCTCTATGTCGACAATGAAGTAGGCGCTGCTACCTCCACCGGTGTTGGTGAAGAAGTGATCCGCGTCGTAGGTAGCTTCCTCGTTGTAGAACTGATGCGTCAAGGTTATTCTCCTGAAGCAGCCTGCAAAGAAGCAGTAACGCGTATCGTAAAGAAGAATAAAGAAAGAGCAAAAGGCTTACAGGTAGGCTTTCTCGCCATCAACAAAAAAGGCGAACACGGCGCATACTGCCTGCAGAAAGGATTTAACTATGCTGTGCTCTCCGAAAAGGAAAGCAACGTCCTGATAGACGGTAAGCACTATTTCTAA
- a CDS encoding copper homeostasis protein CutC, with protein sequence MEKKITLEICAGSVASCIAAEEGGAHRIELCDNLLEGGTTPSYATIALAREKVKIDLYPIIRPRGGDFLYDDLEFTLMQKDIKLCKSLGCNGVVIGLLTTDGKVDKVRTKALVDLAWPMGVTFHRAFDMTEDPMQALEDIIEAGCERILTSGQRNTAVEGIPLLKTLVEKSAGRIAILVGSGVRAHNIAELVKETGAIEFHTTAKAYEESGMVYRNPNVSMGGIPGVPEYGISKTQVSEVKKILALATEAAGN encoded by the coding sequence ATGGAGAAAAAGATCACGCTTGAGATCTGCGCCGGTTCGGTCGCTTCCTGCATCGCTGCAGAAGAAGGCGGCGCACACCGTATTGAATTATGCGACAATCTGCTGGAAGGTGGCACCACCCCCAGCTATGCAACGATTGCCCTGGCCCGTGAGAAAGTAAAAATAGACCTCTACCCTATTATCCGCCCCCGTGGTGGCGATTTCCTGTACGATGACCTCGAATTCACCCTCATGCAGAAAGACATTAAACTCTGCAAATCCCTGGGATGTAATGGTGTGGTAATCGGTCTGCTGACCACCGATGGTAAAGTGGATAAAGTACGTACCAAAGCCCTGGTTGATCTGGCCTGGCCCATGGGTGTTACCTTCCACCGCGCCTTCGATATGACAGAAGACCCGATGCAGGCACTGGAAGATATCATTGAAGCAGGTTGTGAACGTATACTGACCTCCGGTCAGCGGAATACAGCGGTAGAAGGTATCCCTTTACTGAAAACACTGGTGGAAAAATCTGCCGGACGTATTGCCATTCTCGTAGGCTCCGGTGTACGGGCGCATAATATCGCTGAACTGGTAAAAGAAACAGGCGCTATAGAATTTCATACGACCGCCAAAGCATATGAAGAAAGCGGTATGGTGTACCGTAATCCAAATGTCAGCATGGGCGGTATTCCCGGTGTACCTGAATACGGCATTTCAAAAACACAGGTAAGCGAAGTGAAAAAGATCCTGGCCCTGGCTACTGAAGCCGCCGGTAACTAA
- a CDS encoding RagB/SusD family nutrient uptake outer membrane protein, translating to MTKKLLYILIAVPVLIFSSCSKDYLDTNPTDAYPSGAVFSNIAGAWSAINGIHRSLYIQYDNQDQGGQGSIMLNNDMLGDDLVMTAAGNGWFNSQYQWVTHRTTSATFLKYTYYFYYKIIANANMIIDNIDAVDADPAEKAIIKGQAFAYRAWSYWNLVQMYGKRFDANGNNSQLGIPLVLTNTVEPLPRSTVAQVYTQINKDIDAALTGLAGYAGDNRSHISEAVAKGFKARIALTQQDWATAAQFAAEARAGVALMSNADYLKGFNDYNNAEWMWGSHQISEQTTYFYSFFAFISANFNSSAIRTNPKAINSTLYETMSATDVRRLVFSPDGKNVPVPSGGISPAYINKKFLTATSSSIGDVPMMRAAEMYLIEAEAKARLNDNAGAADALYTLMVNRDPNYTKSTNTGDALLQEILRHRRIELWGEGFRFYDLKRMNQALDRTGSNHTTTLTNGLMQVPAGDIRWEFLFPQDEINANGNIIQNDL from the coding sequence ATGACTAAGAAATTATTATATATACTCATAGCTGTACCGGTATTAATTTTCAGTTCCTGCAGCAAAGATTATCTGGATACGAACCCTACTGATGCCTATCCTTCCGGCGCAGTATTCAGCAATATAGCAGGCGCATGGTCGGCTATCAATGGTATTCACCGTTCCCTGTATATCCAGTATGATAACCAGGACCAGGGTGGTCAGGGTAGTATCATGCTCAACAATGATATGCTGGGTGATGACCTGGTAATGACAGCAGCCGGTAACGGTTGGTTCAACTCACAGTATCAGTGGGTGACACACCGTACGACTTCTGCGACTTTCCTGAAATACACTTACTATTTCTACTACAAGATCATTGCAAACGCAAACATGATCATCGACAATATCGACGCAGTAGATGCTGACCCGGCGGAGAAAGCTATCATTAAAGGACAGGCATTCGCTTACCGTGCATGGTCTTACTGGAACCTGGTGCAGATGTATGGCAAACGCTTTGACGCAAACGGTAATAACAGTCAGCTGGGCATACCGCTGGTACTGACCAATACGGTTGAGCCACTGCCAAGATCTACAGTTGCACAGGTATATACACAGATCAACAAAGATATTGATGCAGCTTTGACAGGTCTGGCCGGTTATGCAGGCGATAACAGATCACACATCAGCGAAGCGGTAGCAAAAGGCTTTAAAGCACGTATTGCTTTGACACAGCAGGACTGGGCGACAGCAGCACAATTTGCTGCAGAAGCGAGAGCTGGTGTAGCACTGATGTCTAATGCAGATTATTTGAAAGGTTTCAATGATTATAACAATGCGGAGTGGATGTGGGGTAGTCACCAGATCTCTGAGCAGACCACTTATTTCTATTCCTTCTTTGCGTTCATCTCTGCAAACTTCAACTCCAGCGCTATCAGAACGAATCCTAAAGCGATCAACAGCACGCTTTACGAAACCATGTCAGCTACAGATGTACGCAGACTGGTATTCAGTCCGGATGGTAAGAACGTGCCTGTTCCATCAGGTGGTATCAGTCCGGCTTATATCAACAAGAAGTTCCTGACCGCTACCAGCAGCAGCATTGGCGACGTACCGATGATGCGTGCAGCGGAGATGTACCTGATCGAAGCGGAAGCTAAAGCACGCCTGAATGACAATGCTGGCGCAGCTGATGCACTGTATACACTGATGGTGAATCGTGACCCAAACTATACAAAAAGCACTAACACAGGCGATGCACTGTTGCAGGAGATCCTGAGACACCGTCGTATTGAACTGTGGGGCGAAGGGTTCCGTTTCTATGACCTGAAACGTATGAACCAGGCACTTGACAGGACCGGCAGCAACCATACGACTACTTTGACGAATGGTCTGATGCAGGTACCGGCAGGAGATATTCGTTGGGAATTCCTGTTCCCGCAGGATGAGATCAATGCGAATGGTAACATTATTCAGAACGATCTGTAA
- a CDS encoding TonB-dependent receptor produces the protein MKLAFLLTLVTCMQVSASVFSQNKFTLNLEDVKLAKLLKIIEKQSDYRFVYSNDMIAADTKVTVSVTDKTVEQVLAAALNSTGLTFRVMSDKLVGIAPKSEVIADINVRGRVTDPAGTPLVGVSVRIAKGNKGTVTDMKGEYTIEAPSTAVLVFSYIGHIDQEVAVNGRASLNVTMQIDTKGLNEVVVIAYGTANRKTFTGSLTQIDSKALQTRPISNVFNALEGAAAGIQVNSGSGQPGAGPSIRIRGVGSINASSDPLYVVDGVPFEGNISSLSTDDIESMSLLKDASASALYGARAANGVVIITTKKGKRGSNHVQVRAMQGVTSRAIPEYDRVDAYQYYPLMWESYRNTLFTGNTTLEQANQGATTNIKARLGYNPFNVANNDIVRTDGTLNPDAKLLYAEDLDWTKAILRDGSRGDYGVSFNGGSDKNDYFISLGYLKEKGFVMKSDFERINGRINVNANPTTWFKTGLNVNGTFTKSNQASTIDNSSAYINPFNFTRNMGPIYPIHAHDATTGALVLDRNGQSIYDLGDGSLGGQVARPAGANAGRHIIQETELNDNSFKRNALSARTFGEVKFLRDFKFTTNIGVDVTNDLVGTFDNTTVGDGAPAGRASRTSRMTTGFTFNQLLNYNRTFGKHNVDVLLGHENFDRTYNYLYGARQTVIVDGASTELDNFTTTNSLSSRTDKYRTDGYFTRATYNYDEKYFASASYRRDGTSRFSQLLRWGSFYSVGAAWAVNKENFMRDISWIDLLKVRSSYGVVGNDALLDENANAIYYAWQALYDPYANASEPGVLQRSIASNLVWEQNRTFDVGVDFSFLKERVSGSIEYFHRESGNLLFRVPAPVSSGLKYESKNIGTMWNKGFELQVGVDVVRNKDFKWNINLNATTYKNGITEQPQREIVTGTKKLMVGQSQYDFWLREYLGVDPEDGAPLYRAQNTTINPNNRNTRVTKNGDTATILISNARFHYAGSAIPDVYGGITNTFNYKNFELSFVVSYQIGGKVYDQTYMGLMHGGTYGSALHVDALKRWQKAGDITDVPKLQFSNTTNINAGTSDRWLTSASYLNLRRVSLGYTLPKAWTSAMRISNANIFASGENLYLKTARKGMNVAQAFTGVTSNVYSPARVVTVGINVGL, from the coding sequence ATGAAACTGGCCTTTTTGCTGACGCTCGTAACCTGCATGCAGGTGTCTGCCAGTGTTTTCTCACAGAATAAGTTTACGCTGAATCTGGAAGATGTAAAGCTGGCAAAATTGCTTAAAATCATTGAGAAGCAAAGCGACTACCGCTTTGTGTACAGCAATGATATGATCGCTGCTGATACTAAGGTGACGGTAAGTGTAACAGATAAGACTGTTGAACAGGTACTGGCCGCGGCGTTGAACAGCACGGGTCTTACCTTTCGTGTAATGTCTGACAAACTGGTGGGCATCGCTCCTAAAAGTGAAGTGATAGCCGATATTAATGTGAGAGGTCGCGTTACTGATCCCGCAGGTACGCCGCTCGTGGGTGTAAGTGTAAGGATCGCCAAAGGCAACAAGGGTACTGTTACCGATATGAAAGGAGAGTACACTATTGAAGCGCCTTCCACCGCCGTATTAGTATTCAGCTATATTGGTCATATCGATCAGGAAGTGGCTGTAAATGGCCGTGCTTCATTGAACGTGACCATGCAGATAGACACCAAAGGTCTGAATGAGGTAGTAGTGATCGCTTATGGTACTGCTAACCGTAAAACATTTACCGGTTCGCTTACCCAGATCGATTCCAAAGCACTGCAGACCCGCCCTATTTCCAACGTATTTAATGCCCTGGAAGGTGCGGCTGCCGGTATCCAGGTGAATTCCGGTAGTGGTCAGCCAGGCGCTGGTCCAAGCATCCGTATCCGCGGTGTGGGTTCCATCAACGCATCCAGCGATCCGCTGTATGTAGTAGATGGTGTGCCTTTCGAAGGTAATATCTCTTCCCTGAGCACTGACGATATCGAAAGCATGTCCCTCCTGAAAGACGCTTCTGCTTCTGCTTTGTACGGTGCACGTGCTGCGAATGGTGTGGTAATAATCACCACCAAAAAAGGTAAACGCGGCAGCAACCACGTACAGGTAAGAGCCATGCAGGGTGTTACATCCCGCGCAATTCCTGAATACGATCGTGTAGATGCATATCAGTATTATCCGCTGATGTGGGAATCTTACAGAAATACACTGTTCACCGGCAACACTACGCTGGAGCAGGCTAACCAGGGCGCTACAACCAACATCAAGGCACGTCTGGGGTACAATCCTTTCAACGTTGCCAACAATGATATCGTACGTACGGATGGTACATTAAACCCGGATGCGAAACTGTTGTATGCAGAAGATCTGGACTGGACAAAAGCGATCCTGCGCGATGGTAGCCGTGGCGACTATGGCGTTAGTTTCAACGGTGGTTCTGATAAAAACGACTACTTCATCTCCCTTGGTTATCTGAAAGAGAAAGGTTTCGTGATGAAATCAGATTTCGAAAGGATCAATGGTCGTATCAATGTGAATGCCAATCCGACAACCTGGTTCAAAACAGGTCTGAATGTGAATGGTACATTTACTAAATCAAACCAGGCAAGTACGATTGATAACAGCTCTGCATATATCAACCCATTCAACTTCACCAGGAACATGGGGCCGATCTATCCTATCCATGCGCATGATGCAACAACAGGTGCACTGGTACTGGACAGAAATGGTCAATCTATTTATGATCTGGGTGATGGTTCCCTGGGCGGCCAGGTAGCAAGACCAGCGGGTGCGAACGCAGGCCGTCACATCATTCAGGAAACCGAACTGAATGACAACAGCTTTAAACGTAACGCGCTGTCTGCAAGGACATTCGGCGAAGTGAAATTCCTCCGTGATTTCAAATTCACTACTAACATCGGTGTGGACGTAACCAATGACCTGGTAGGTACTTTCGATAATACTACTGTAGGTGATGGTGCGCCGGCAGGTCGTGCAAGCCGCACCAGCCGTATGACAACCGGTTTTACCTTTAACCAGTTGCTGAACTACAACCGTACTTTTGGTAAACACAATGTAGATGTACTGTTAGGTCATGAGAATTTCGATCGTACCTACAACTACCTCTATGGTGCAAGACAGACAGTGATCGTGGATGGCGCCTCTACAGAACTGGACAACTTCACTACTACCAACTCACTGAGCTCCCGTACGGATAAATACCGCACTGACGGTTATTTCACCCGTGCAACTTACAACTACGATGAGAAATACTTTGCTTCTGCTTCCTATCGTCGTGATGGTACCAGCCGTTTCTCCCAGTTACTTCGCTGGGGTAGTTTCTACTCTGTAGGTGCTGCATGGGCAGTGAACAAAGAGAACTTCATGAGAGACATCAGCTGGATCGATCTGTTGAAAGTACGTTCATCTTATGGTGTAGTAGGTAACGATGCATTGCTGGATGAAAATGCCAATGCTATTTACTATGCATGGCAAGCTTTATATGATCCTTATGCGAATGCAAGCGAGCCTGGTGTTTTACAGCGTTCTATCGCCAGCAATCTGGTTTGGGAACAGAACAGAACATTTGATGTGGGCGTAGACTTCTCCTTCCTGAAAGAAAGAGTTTCCGGTAGTATCGAATACTTCCACCGTGAATCCGGTAACCTGTTATTCCGAGTACCGGCACCGGTTTCCAGCGGTCTGAAATACGAAAGCAAAAACATCGGTACGATGTGGAACAAAGGTTTCGAATTACAGGTAGGTGTGGATGTGGTACGCAATAAAGATTTCAAATGGAATATCAATTTGAATGCGACTACCTATAAAAACGGAATTACTGAGCAGCCTCAAAGAGAGATTGTTACCGGAACTAAGAAGCTGATGGTGGGACAGTCTCAGTATGATTTCTGGCTGAGAGAGTACCTGGGTGTAGATCCGGAAGATGGTGCGCCACTTTATAGAGCACAGAACACAACGATCAATCCTAACAACAGGAATACCCGCGTAACTAAAAACGGTGATACTGCTACTATCCTGATCAGCAACGCACGTTTCCATTATGCAGGTTCTGCAATTCCTGATGTATATGGTGGTATCACGAATACCTTCAATTATAAAAACTTCGAGTTGTCTTTCGTAGTGAGCTACCAGATCGGTGGTAAAGTATATGACCAGACTTATATGGGTCTGATGCATGGTGGTACCTATGGTTCTGCACTGCATGTAGATGCGCTTAAACGCTGGCAGAAAGCGGGTGATATTACTGATGTACCAAAACTGCAGTTCAGTAATACAACGAATATAAATGCTGGTACTTCCGACCGTTGGTTGACCAGTGCTTCTTATTTGAACCTGAGAAGAGTAAGCCTTGGTTACACCCTGCCTAAAGCATGGACATCTGCTATGCGTATCAGCAATGCAAACATCTTTGCAAGTGGTGAGAACCTGTATCTGAAAACAGCGCGTAAGGGTATGAACGTAGCACAGGCATTCACCGGCGTTACTTCTAACGTGTATTCTCCTGCCCGCGTGGTAACAGTAGGTATTAATGTTGGACTCTAA
- a CDS encoding FecR family protein, whose translation MSQDRTWILLGRKISGEATLDELRELEQILKDDAQLSYQASLMKELELHTPDGTENTEVALEKHMQRMQELFPADFPVVAAPQIILKEAAGKQSWLRTNRWRMLVAAASLITVLGGLWSLRERKQHDNKELVSEITTRHGSRSTVTLPDGSTVYLNVSSKLTYDYGQVDSRQVILEGEAFFDVKKDEQRPFIIHTKKMDITVLGTTFNVRAYEEDKTVETSLIQGKVEVTIKGDIPKKVILSPNQKIVLLNEVKQQTVPAIRIQDVHDKDPYRLEEVTVNPTDSLVAETAWKENCLVFNNERFEDIALKMERWYDVQIIFEEKQLAESRFTGTFINETVEQTLEALRFTSPFHYSIDKKKIIIKR comes from the coding sequence ATGAGTCAAGACAGAACCTGGATATTGCTGGGAAGAAAAATATCGGGTGAGGCTACATTAGATGAACTGCGAGAACTGGAACAAATTCTGAAAGATGATGCGCAACTGAGTTATCAGGCATCTCTGATGAAAGAACTGGAACTGCATACACCTGACGGCACTGAAAATACCGAAGTTGCACTGGAAAAACATATGCAGCGCATGCAGGAACTGTTTCCTGCCGATTTTCCGGTAGTAGCAGCGCCACAAATCATACTGAAGGAAGCGGCAGGAAAGCAATCCTGGCTGCGTACCAACAGATGGCGTATGCTCGTAGCTGCCGCCTCACTGATCACTGTTTTGGGCGGATTATGGAGCCTGCGTGAACGTAAACAACATGATAATAAAGAGCTGGTCAGCGAGATCACTACCAGGCACGGGTCACGTTCTACTGTGACATTACCTGACGGATCCACTGTCTATCTCAACGTAAGTAGTAAACTGACCTATGATTATGGTCAGGTCGACAGCAGACAGGTAATATTGGAAGGGGAGGCTTTTTTTGATGTAAAAAAAGATGAACAAAGGCCATTCATCATCCACACTAAAAAGATGGATATTACGGTACTGGGTACCACATTTAATGTAAGAGCTTATGAAGAGGATAAAACAGTAGAAACCTCATTGATACAGGGGAAAGTCGAAGTAACTATTAAAGGGGATATTCCTAAAAAGGTCATTCTTTCGCCAAATCAGAAAATCGTACTGCTGAACGAAGTAAAACAGCAAACAGTGCCCGCAATCCGCATACAGGACGTGCATGACAAGGACCCTTACCGGCTGGAAGAAGTAACCGTCAATCCTACGGACAGCCTGGTTGCAGAAACAGCATGGAAAGAAAACTGCCTTGTGTTTAATAACGAACGTTTCGAAGACATTGCCCTCAAGATGGAAAGATGGTATGATGTGCAGATCATTTTTGAAGAGAAGCAGCTAGCAGAGAGCCGCTTTACCGGGACTTTTATTAACGAAACAGTAGAACAGACTTTAGAAGCGCTACGATTTACATCTCCGTTTCACTACAGTATTGACAAAAAGAAGATTATAATAAAACGATAA
- a CDS encoding RNA polymerase sigma-70 factor, translating to MQTPDHATIQILAGRIATGDEQAYRQLFRQFYKPLCQFAASIVRSNEQAEEIASDVFMNIWKNRERLLQVSNLKVYLYVAARNTALNYLNQQQLQHFSIDELSVDLSVADNTPEQLMISGEMARKMADAVNNLPPRCKMIYKLIREDGLKYKEVASILEISVNTIDVQMAIACKKISESLRLYLPKR from the coding sequence GTGCAGACACCTGACCATGCCACCATACAAATACTCGCCGGAAGAATAGCCACCGGAGATGAGCAGGCTTACAGGCAACTATTCAGGCAATTTTATAAGCCTTTATGCCAGTTTGCTGCTTCTATCGTGCGTTCTAACGAACAGGCCGAGGAAATTGCTTCCGATGTTTTTATGAACATCTGGAAGAACAGGGAGCGCCTTTTACAGGTCAGCAACCTGAAGGTGTATTTGTATGTGGCAGCACGTAATACTGCACTCAACTATCTGAACCAGCAACAGTTACAACATTTTAGTATCGATGAATTGTCTGTAGACCTGAGCGTTGCTGATAATACACCTGAACAACTGATGATTTCAGGCGAAATGGCCCGGAAGATGGCCGATGCGGTAAATAACCTGCCACCGCGCTGTAAAATGATTTATAAACTGATCCGTGAAGACGGTCTGAAGTACAAAGAAGTAGCAAGTATCCTGGAAATCTCTGTAAATACTATCGATGTACAGATGGCCATTGCCTGCAAAAAGATCAGTGAATCCCTCCGTTTATATTTACCCAAACGCTAA